The proteins below come from a single Nitrosospira sp. Is2 genomic window:
- a CDS encoding DNA-3-methyladenine glycosylase, protein MGTERLAELYPHAVSHLSSVDEDWSRLIKHVDPCMHRSKPAREPYEALIRAVAYQQLHARAADAIIARFLDLYSDSESEIVFPSPDEILATRTEDLRSCGFSSRKIATVQHIAEGALSGLVPSLEVASQMQDDELIARLIVLPGVGRWTVEMFLMHTLGRMDILPVDDFGIREGYRFLKSLNTLPNRKEMEKAGLPCSPYRTIASWYLWRVASLPEYARMSKKK, encoded by the coding sequence ATGGGCACAGAAAGACTGGCTGAGCTCTACCCGCACGCCGTGAGCCACCTCTCCTCAGTTGACGAGGATTGGTCGCGATTGATAAAACACGTTGACCCTTGCATGCATCGGTCCAAACCTGCACGTGAGCCGTATGAGGCTTTAATCCGCGCTGTCGCCTACCAGCAACTTCACGCACGAGCGGCGGACGCTATCATCGCCAGGTTCCTGGACTTGTATTCGGACAGTGAGTCCGAAATAGTCTTTCCGTCCCCGGACGAAATATTGGCGACGAGAACTGAAGATTTGCGCAGTTGCGGTTTCTCATCCCGAAAGATTGCCACTGTCCAGCACATCGCGGAAGGCGCCCTGAGCGGGCTGGTTCCCTCCCTTGAGGTCGCCAGCCAAATGCAGGACGATGAGCTGATTGCCCGGCTCATCGTCCTGCCCGGCGTCGGCCGATGGACAGTTGAAATGTTTCTTATGCATACACTGGGACGCATGGATATTCTGCCCGTAGACGATTTTGGGATACGCGAGGGATACCGGTTTCTGAAATCCCTGAATACGCTTCCCAATCGCAAGGAGATGGAAAAAGCAGGCTTGCCGTGCAGCCCCTATCGAACGATAGCGTCGTGGTATTTGTGGCGAGTCGCATCCCTGCCGGAGTACGCAAGGATGTCGAAGAAAAAGTAG
- a CDS encoding PEP-CTERM sorting domain-containing protein, with amino-acid sequence MKNLSTVSLIAIMMAGPLAANGAMIGPTPYLSSADSPFAGTPFSYFHREDFEDSLLNTPGVIASAGIVLSPAALTDSVDADDGSVDGSGTAGHTWYSNGGSSLTFTFSAVLLGVLPTHAGLVWTDVGFASVQDGFDTVTFEAFDAANNSLGFISPSAVGDGLFGGQTAEDRFFGVTSASGIASMRITSLSSTDWEIDHLQYGLASVPSGAVPEPGTLALLIAGVAGIRFLRRRM; translated from the coding sequence ATGAAAAACTTGAGTACCGTTTCATTGATCGCCATAATGATGGCAGGGCCGTTGGCGGCGAATGGCGCGATGATAGGACCCACCCCCTATCTTTCCTCAGCCGATAGCCCTTTCGCCGGCACTCCGTTCAGCTATTTCCACCGCGAAGACTTCGAGGACAGTTTGCTTAACACTCCGGGGGTCATCGCTTCAGCTGGAATAGTTTTGTCCCCTGCTGCCTTGACCGACTCGGTGGATGCAGATGACGGCTCCGTAGATGGTTCGGGCACGGCTGGCCATACGTGGTATTCAAACGGCGGTTCAAGCTTGACCTTCACCTTCAGTGCCGTACTGCTGGGCGTCTTGCCCACTCATGCCGGGCTGGTGTGGACGGATGTCGGGTTTGCCAGCGTGCAAGACGGTTTTGATACTGTCACTTTCGAAGCCTTTGATGCCGCAAATAATTCTCTCGGATTTATAAGTCCATCCGCTGTCGGGGATGGACTATTTGGAGGACAAACGGCTGAAGACCGTTTCTTTGGCGTAACCAGCGCCAGCGGGATCGCTTCCATGCGCATTACTTCACTCAGTAGCACTGACTGGGAAATTGATCATCTCCAATACGGTCTTGCGTCCGTCCCCTCTGGTGCTGTCCCTGAACCCGGGACGTTAGCGCTTCTTATTGCCGGAGTGGCAGGGATCAGATTCCTGCGGCGTCGTATGTAA
- the ahr gene encoding NADPH-dependent aldehyde reductase Ahr — MTMTRIRAWAALGEKQKLESVVYDAGPLDPEEVEIAVEFCGLCHSDLSILNNDWGVSQYPVILGHEAVGRITAVGDQVKGLRVGQRVGVGWTSASCMHCDQCMTGNQHLCRQAVATIIGHRGGFAEKVRSHWAWAVPLPDSLDISSAGPLLCGGVTVFAPFATYGVKPTHRVGVVGIGGLGHLALQFANAWGCEVTAFSSNPSKVEEVRKLGAHRVVSSRDRDGILKAANSLDFLLVTVNVPLDWSAYLQTLKPNGRMHFVGAVLEPVPVGAPDLISGQKSISGSPTGSPAAISSMLDFASRHHIAPQVEHFVMSKVNDAIAHLAAGKARYRVVLDADFT, encoded by the coding sequence ATGACAATGACGCGTATCAGGGCTTGGGCCGCGCTTGGGGAAAAGCAGAAACTTGAATCCGTTGTTTACGATGCGGGCCCGCTAGACCCGGAGGAGGTGGAGATCGCTGTCGAATTCTGCGGCCTCTGCCATTCCGATCTTTCCATCCTTAACAATGATTGGGGAGTGTCTCAATATCCCGTCATACTGGGCCACGAGGCCGTGGGCCGGATCACTGCCGTGGGCGATCAGGTCAAGGGATTGCGGGTCGGCCAGCGTGTCGGGGTTGGCTGGACCAGCGCGAGTTGCATGCATTGCGATCAATGCATGACGGGTAATCAGCATCTCTGCCGTCAAGCGGTCGCAACGATCATCGGGCATCGCGGGGGTTTTGCTGAAAAGGTCCGTTCGCATTGGGCCTGGGCAGTTCCCTTGCCAGACTCGCTTGATATTTCCTCTGCCGGTCCGTTGCTGTGTGGCGGCGTTACAGTGTTCGCGCCCTTCGCTACCTACGGAGTAAAGCCAACGCACCGGGTAGGCGTCGTCGGTATAGGCGGCCTTGGCCACCTGGCCCTTCAATTTGCGAATGCCTGGGGTTGTGAGGTAACTGCTTTTTCCTCGAATCCATCCAAGGTGGAGGAAGTGCGAAAACTCGGGGCGCACCGCGTAGTGTCGAGCCGCGATCGCGACGGCATCCTGAAGGCCGCAAATTCGCTTGATTTTCTGCTTGTGACCGTAAATGTTCCGTTGGACTGGAGCGCGTATTTGCAGACGTTGAAGCCGAATGGCCGCATGCACTTCGTCGGCGCGGTGCTTGAGCCGGTTCCGGTTGGAGCGCCCGATCTCATTTCCGGACAAAAAAGCATCTCCGGGTCGCCGACGGGGAGTCCGGCCGCAATTTCTTCCATGCTGGATTTCGCCTCCCGTCACCATATCGCACCGCAGGTGGAGCATTTCGTAATGAGCAAGGTGAACGATGCCATCGCCCATCTCGCGGCGGGCAAAGCGCGTTATCGTGTCGTTCTGGACGCCGATTTTACGTAG
- a CDS encoding DUF1269 domain-containing protein, with product MSELIVVGFNDPEEADRVLLRLSKLKKEYLIDIEDAVVVVRDESGKVHLKQSINTVAAGATTGFLSGGLWGTFVGLLFLNPLTGFVLGGAIGAGAGALSGSLVDYGIDDNFIKSLAETIPPNSSALFILIRKIQPEKVLAELSGVKGMVLRTSLSPEQEKKLQEALEGATAPAAG from the coding sequence ATGTCCGAATTAATCGTCGTGGGGTTTAATGATCCCGAAGAAGCAGATCGTGTCCTGCTGAGGCTGAGTAAATTGAAGAAGGAATATCTGATAGATATTGAAGATGCAGTGGTTGTGGTGCGCGACGAGTCAGGCAAGGTTCATCTCAAGCAAAGCATTAATACTGTCGCAGCCGGCGCAACGACGGGTTTTCTTTCCGGCGGTCTGTGGGGTACCTTTGTTGGGCTACTATTTCTGAACCCATTGACCGGATTTGTTCTGGGTGGTGCGATCGGAGCAGGAGCGGGCGCTTTATCCGGTTCACTAGTTGACTATGGCATCGATGATAATTTCATCAAATCCCTGGCCGAGACCATTCCGCCCAACTCGTCCGCGCTTTTCATTCTCATACGAAAGATACAGCCGGAAAAGGTTCTCGCGGAACTCTCGGGCGTTAAAGGGATGGTCCTGCGGACCTCCCTCTCGCCGGAGCAGGAGAAAAAGCTTCAGGAAGCTCTTGAAGGCGCAACCGCACCCGCCGCGGGTTAA
- the ada gene encoding bifunctional DNA-binding transcriptional regulator/O6-methylguanine-DNA methyltransferase Ada, translated as MNMLAKKAQLRAVTVSDPRWADVVARNAEADGKFYFGVKTTGVYCRPACAARSAQPENVVFYVTPEEAERAGFRPCKRCQPDRAPLVEQYADKVTYACRVIEECEAIPSLEELAKKVGMSGYHFHRAFKHLTGLTPRQYAAAQREKRMRNQLRRGGSVTDAIFDAGYSSSGRFYEQSDKVLGMVPSHYRAGGVDTEIRFAIGECSLGSILVAQSDRGICALLLGSDPGKLARDLQDSFPRATLIGGDADFEELVATVIGSIEAPGIGLNLPLDVRGTAFQQRVWHALREIPPGQTESYADVANRIGAPGSVRAVGQACAANKLAVAIPCHRVVRIDGALAGYRWGVERKQVLLEKESGSRPEGEVRSRE; from the coding sequence ATGAATATGCTAGCGAAAAAAGCACAGCTCCGTGCTGTGACGGTAAGTGATCCTCGCTGGGCCGACGTTGTCGCGCGTAACGCTGAAGCTGACGGCAAGTTTTATTTCGGAGTCAAGACCACGGGGGTCTACTGCCGTCCCGCTTGTGCTGCACGTTCGGCGCAACCCGAAAACGTCGTTTTTTATGTTACCCCGGAGGAAGCCGAAAGGGCCGGCTTCAGACCTTGCAAGCGTTGCCAGCCGGACCGGGCTCCGCTTGTCGAGCAATACGCGGACAAGGTCACTTACGCTTGCCGCGTCATCGAAGAATGTGAAGCCATCCCATCCTTGGAAGAACTCGCAAAGAAGGTTGGCATGAGCGGCTATCATTTCCACCGTGCATTCAAGCACCTCACCGGGTTAACGCCGAGGCAGTACGCCGCTGCACAGCGCGAGAAAAGAATGCGCAATCAACTTCGCCGAGGCGGCTCGGTGACAGATGCTATTTTTGATGCCGGCTATAGCTCCAGCGGCCGTTTTTACGAACAGTCGGATAAAGTTCTGGGCATGGTCCCAAGCCATTATCGGGCGGGCGGCGTCGATACCGAAATCCGGTTTGCCATTGGCGAATGTTCTTTGGGGTCGATCCTGGTTGCTCAAAGTGATCGCGGTATTTGTGCCCTTCTGCTTGGCAGCGATCCCGGCAAACTGGCGCGCGATCTGCAGGATAGCTTTCCCCGCGCCACCCTGATCGGAGGAGATGCAGACTTCGAAGAGCTTGTCGCCACGGTCATCGGCTCTATTGAAGCGCCGGGCATCGGTCTGAATCTACCGCTGGATGTGCGTGGCACCGCTTTCCAGCAGCGGGTATGGCACGCCCTGCGCGAAATTCCCCCCGGCCAAACCGAAAGCTACGCTGATGTTGCCAATCGCATTGGCGCTCCCGGCTCGGTACGGGCAGTAGGGCAGGCATGTGCGGCTAATAAGCTGGCCGTCGCGATTCCGTGTCATCGAGTCGTGCGTATCGACGGCGCACTGGCGGGCTATCGCTGGGGTGTCGAGCGCAAGCAGGTGCTGCTCGAGAAGGAGTCGGGCTCACGGCCGGAGGGCGAGGTGAGGTCTCGGGAATGA
- a CDS encoding 2OG-Fe(II) oxygenase — MTASTKSKAGKNNPHMGSALRVGALDWRAITNELDTQGCAVIEKLLAPEECDALAGLYPEEDVFRSRVVMARHGFGRGEYKYFKYPLPSIIAELRTLIYPRLVPLANRWNEATGNDVRYPAEHRDFIKRCHEAGQLRPTPLMLQYEPGDYNCLHQDLYGVHVFPIQLTILLAEPGRDFAGGEFVLTEQRPRMQSRPEVVPLRKGDAVVFAVNQRPVQGARGVYKVNLRHGVSRLRSGRRHTVGIIFHDAT; from the coding sequence ATGACTGCCTCGACAAAGAGCAAGGCAGGAAAAAATAACCCTCATATGGGCAGTGCCCTCCGCGTAGGTGCACTGGATTGGCGCGCAATCACGAACGAACTGGATACGCAGGGATGCGCGGTGATCGAAAAGCTGCTTGCTCCTGAGGAATGCGACGCACTTGCCGGGCTTTATCCGGAGGAGGACGTTTTTCGCAGCCGGGTCGTGATGGCTCGTCATGGGTTTGGCCGAGGTGAATACAAGTATTTCAAGTACCCGTTGCCCAGCATCATCGCGGAACTGCGGACCTTGATATACCCCCGGTTGGTGCCACTAGCCAATCGCTGGAATGAGGCAACGGGCAATGATGTGCGTTACCCGGCGGAGCACCGCGATTTCATCAAGCGCTGCCATGAGGCGGGCCAGCTACGTCCTACTCCGCTGATGTTGCAATATGAGCCCGGCGATTACAATTGTTTGCACCAGGATTTGTACGGGGTGCACGTATTCCCGATTCAACTGACTATACTGCTAGCAGAACCGGGTCGTGATTTCGCAGGTGGCGAGTTTGTGTTGACCGAGCAGCGCCCGCGCATGCAGTCGCGTCCGGAAGTTGTGCCGCTAAGGAAAGGGGATGCTGTTGTATTTGCGGTAAACCAGCGGCCGGTGCAAGGTGCGCGAGGGGTGTACAAGGTCAATCTGCGCCATGGCGTCAGTCGCCTCCGCTCCGGGCGACGTCATACTGTAGGGATAATTTTTCACGATGCCACATGA
- the alkB gene encoding DNA oxidative demethylase AlkB, with protein sequence MNLFEDLSQCQARREELSRGAVVLRAFALPDEAEILTALGEVVAEAPLRHMVTPGGFRMSVALTNCGSYGWVTDHTGYRYQPTDPDSGKPWPRMPDVFRKLARDAAATAGFENFGPDACLVNLYEPGARLSLHQDKNERDFNAPIVSVSLGLPAVFMWGGLRRQERPARVQLAHGDVMVWGGPARLCFHGVLPLADGCHHATGGRRINLTFRKAA encoded by the coding sequence CTGAACCTGTTTGAAGATCTGTCGCAGTGTCAGGCCCGCCGGGAAGAACTGTCCCGGGGTGCAGTTGTCTTGCGCGCTTTTGCGCTGCCGGATGAGGCAGAGATTTTAACAGCGCTGGGCGAAGTCGTCGCGGAGGCGCCGCTGCGTCACATGGTCACCCCCGGCGGTTTCCGTATGTCAGTCGCGCTGACAAATTGCGGTTCCTATGGCTGGGTGACCGATCACACCGGCTATCGTTACCAGCCGACCGATCCGGATAGTGGCAAGCCGTGGCCTCGCATGCCGGACGTGTTCCGCAAGCTTGCGCGGGACGCTGCCGCTACCGCCGGTTTTGAAAACTTCGGGCCCGATGCGTGCCTCGTCAATCTTTATGAGCCGGGGGCGAGGCTCTCATTGCATCAGGACAAGAACGAGCGCGACTTTAACGCGCCGATCGTCTCTGTTTCGCTAGGCCTCCCGGCAGTCTTCATGTGGGGCGGTTTACGACGGCAGGAAAGGCCGGCGCGGGTGCAATTGGCTCATGGTGATGTCATGGTATGGGGCGGGCCGGCAAGGTTATGTTTTCACGGCGTTCTACCGCTTGCGGACGGCTGCCATCATGCGACTGGCGGCCGCCGGATTAACTTGACCTTTCGCAAGGCAGCTTAA
- a CDS encoding chromate transporter, with amino-acid sequence MAPSFRWASFSQSRLAAFGGAYAVLPYVYQGAVEHYLWLTPQQMIDGLAVGETTLGPLIMVVTFVGFVRGWVTQVLGPKAHFVSAFTGATVVTFFTFLPSFIFIFMGAPFIETKHGKLSFTARLKAITAAVVGVIFNLAVFFAGLGRRCRLALDRASHRSGSGDVSLQCRVILVLLSCGMLGMVWRLASKRKTKQIRKSFIRTGSAGRIPVLDRT; translated from the coding sequence GTGGCGCCTTCATTCAGATGGGCTAGTTTTTCACAAAGCCGCCTTGCTGCTTTCGGCGGCGCTTATGCGGTCCTGCCCTACGTTTATCAGGGAGCGGTAGAGCATTACCTGTGGCTCACCCCACAGCAGATGATCGACGGCCTCGCGGTGGGCGAAACAACCCTTGGTCCGCTCATCATGGTCGTCACGTTTGTAGGGTTTGTCAGGGGATGGGTAACGCAGGTGTTGGGGCCGAAGGCCCACTTTGTTTCAGCTTTCACAGGGGCGACCGTGGTCACCTTCTTTACCTTTTTGCCCAGTTTTATCTTTATTTTTATGGGCGCGCCCTTTATTGAAACGAAGCACGGCAAACTGTCATTTACCGCCCGGTTAAAAGCAATAACGGCGGCTGTGGTAGGCGTCATCTTTAACCTGGCCGTATTTTTTGCAGGGCTGGGCCGGCGCTGCCGATTGGCTCTCGATCGGGCTAGTCATCGGAGCGGTAGTGGTGATGTTTCGCTTCAATGTCGGGTCATTCTGGTACTGCTGTCATGCGGAATGTTGGGTATGGTTTGGCGCTTGGCCAGTAAACGAAAAACGAAGCAAATACGAAAATCCTTCATACGAACCGGTTCTGCTGGCAGGATCCCCGTCCTCGATCGTACATAG